The following proteins are co-located in the Paludibaculum fermentans genome:
- a CDS encoding PLP-dependent cysteine synthase family protein — protein sequence MLASPAILPPLRGQHLLALIGHTPLVRLDQSTADLPGIEIWLKLEFVNPGGSVKDRPARNIILDGERTGRLNPDKIILDATSGNTGIAYAMIGAARGYKVKLCLPANASEERKRILNVLGAELVLTDPGEGSDGAFRKVRELYAADPERYFYADQYNNDANWKAHFHTTAPEIMEQTHGRLTHFVALLGTTGTFTGTSRRLKRDLPHVECWSAQPATPFHGVEGTKHLPSAIVPGIYDETVADGNLWIETEDAYAMARKMAREEGLLLGISAAGNIVAARKLGQRLVQEGKRGVIVTIACDGASKYLSDGFWNEND from the coding sequence ATGCTTGCCAGTCCAGCCATACTGCCGCCCTTGCGCGGCCAACACCTTCTGGCTTTGATCGGCCATACGCCGCTGGTGCGCCTGGACCAGTCGACGGCCGATTTGCCGGGCATCGAGATCTGGCTGAAGCTCGAATTCGTCAATCCAGGCGGCTCCGTTAAGGATAGGCCGGCCCGCAATATCATCCTGGATGGCGAGCGGACTGGTCGCCTGAATCCGGATAAGATCATCCTGGATGCAACCAGCGGGAATACCGGCATCGCCTACGCCATGATCGGTGCGGCGCGGGGCTACAAAGTGAAACTGTGCCTGCCCGCGAACGCCAGTGAAGAGCGGAAACGCATCCTGAATGTCCTGGGCGCCGAGCTGGTGCTGACCGATCCGGGCGAGGGCTCGGACGGCGCGTTCCGCAAGGTTCGCGAGCTGTATGCTGCTGATCCTGAACGGTATTTCTATGCCGACCAGTACAACAACGACGCCAACTGGAAGGCCCATTTCCACACCACGGCGCCCGAGATCATGGAGCAGACCCACGGCCGATTGACCCACTTCGTCGCCCTGCTCGGCACGACCGGGACCTTCACCGGCACGTCCAGAAGGCTCAAGCGCGACCTGCCGCATGTGGAGTGCTGGTCGGCCCAACCAGCGACTCCGTTTCATGGCGTGGAAGGCACGAAGCACCTGCCTTCCGCGATCGTGCCGGGCATCTATGACGAAACCGTAGCGGATGGCAACCTGTGGATTGAGACCGAGGACGCTTACGCGATGGCGCGCAAGATGGCTCGGGAAGAAGGCCTGCTACTGGGCATCTCGGCCGCCGGTAACATTGTGGCAGCACGCAAGTTAGGCCAGCGCCTGGTGCAAGAAGGCAAACGCGGCGTGATCGTGACCATAGCCTGTGACGGCGCTTCGAAGTATCTAAGCGACGGCTTCTGGAACGAAAATGATTAA
- the yiaK gene encoding 3-dehydro-L-gulonate 2-dehydrogenase, with protein sequence MPRVPFQELHETLTRVLLNQGFTPERAELCARIFAETTRDGVYTHGLNRFPRFINNIRDGIVRVHESPERLSAFGVLERWSGRRGPGILNAYASMGRAIEIAREHGVGCVALSQTNHWMRAGTYGWQAAEAGMIGLCWTNTMPNLPPWGSKVRKLGNNPLVIAVPRAGGHVVLDMAMSQFSYGTLAAYRKRNELLPVDGGFDSEGQLTRDPAAIEQSWRPLPIGYWKGSGLSMVLDLMAALLSGGLATHQISDSMDRETGISQVFLALHPGGLAAAEELTRMADGVVESLRMGEEGAVRYPGEQTLRIREENLKLGVPVEEDVWAAVRALDAA encoded by the coding sequence ATGCCGCGAGTACCGTTCCAGGAGCTGCACGAGACGCTCACCCGGGTCCTGCTGAATCAGGGGTTCACGCCGGAGCGAGCCGAGCTGTGCGCCCGCATCTTCGCCGAGACGACCCGGGATGGCGTGTACACGCACGGCCTGAATCGCTTCCCCCGCTTTATCAATAACATACGAGATGGGATCGTGCGCGTGCACGAATCGCCGGAACGCCTGAGTGCGTTCGGCGTGCTGGAGCGTTGGAGCGGCCGGCGCGGTCCGGGGATCCTGAATGCCTATGCCTCGATGGGCCGCGCGATCGAGATCGCACGCGAGCACGGGGTCGGCTGTGTCGCGCTATCTCAAACAAATCATTGGATGAGGGCTGGGACGTACGGCTGGCAGGCCGCCGAAGCTGGCATGATTGGGCTGTGCTGGACGAACACCATGCCGAACCTGCCGCCCTGGGGCAGCAAGGTCCGGAAGCTGGGCAACAACCCGCTGGTGATCGCCGTGCCGAGAGCCGGCGGGCATGTGGTGCTGGACATGGCGATGTCCCAGTTTTCCTATGGCACGCTCGCAGCTTATAGAAAACGCAATGAGTTACTGCCCGTGGACGGCGGCTTCGATAGCGAGGGCCAGTTGACGAGGGACCCGGCGGCGATCGAGCAGTCCTGGCGTCCGCTCCCGATCGGGTATTGGAAGGGATCGGGCCTGTCGATGGTGTTGGACCTGATGGCGGCCCTGTTATCGGGCGGCCTGGCGACGCACCAGATCAGCGACAGCATGGACAGGGAGACAGGCATCTCCCAGGTTTTCTTAGCCTTACACCCCGGAGGCCTAGCCGCGGCGGAAGAGCTGACGAGGATGGCCGACGGCGTAGTGGAGTCGCTGCGAATGGGCGAAGAGGGCGCCGTCCGGTATCCCGGGGAGCAGACCTTACGCATCCGGGAGGAGAACCTGAAGCTTGGGGTGCCGGTGGAGGAGGATGTGTGGGCCGCCGTTCGGGCGCTGGACGCCGCTTGA
- a CDS encoding type II toxin-antitoxin system VapB family antitoxin — protein MRTTLIIDDHLLERARELTGIEEKTALVRAGLEALIAREAGRRLAALGGSQPKLASIPRRRSS, from the coding sequence ATGAGAACCACTCTGATCATTGATGATCACCTGTTGGAGCGCGCCCGGGAGCTGACCGGTATTGAGGAAAAGACCGCCCTGGTGCGGGCTGGCCTGGAGGCACTGATCGCGCGTGAAGCCGGCAGGCGGCTCGCAGCGCTCGGGGGATCTCAACCCAAACTGGCCAGTATTCCGCGGCGGCGTTCCTCATAA
- a CDS encoding type II toxin-antitoxin system VapC family toxin, whose product MVLVDTSVWIQHLRAGEPKLSALLADGLVVMHPFVLGELACGNLKDRATILSSLGSLPAAQLATHAEVLWLIEDSKLSGRGLGWTDVHLLASSLLSPCEFWTLDKRLFAAASELGLTR is encoded by the coding sequence ATGGTCCTGGTTGATACGTCGGTGTGGATTCAGCACCTCCGCGCCGGCGAACCCAAACTATCAGCGTTGCTGGCCGACGGGCTCGTGGTCATGCATCCGTTCGTGCTTGGCGAATTGGCGTGTGGAAACCTCAAGGATCGGGCAACGATCCTCTCCAGCCTGGGCTCCCTACCAGCGGCGCAACTGGCAACGCACGCGGAAGTGCTTTGGTTAATTGAAGATAGCAAGCTCTCCGGCCGGGGGCTCGGGTGGACCGATGTTCATCTCCTGGCTTCATCGCTGCTTTCACCTTGCGAGTTCTGGACGTTGGACAAGCGGCTCTTTGCTGCTGCCTCGGAGTTGGGTCTGACCCGCTAA
- a CDS encoding RNA polymerase sigma factor, giving the protein MRRLQAGEDLAFELLYERYQPRIFRYALRMSSSRELADDIVQEVFLGLIRGARGYDPAAGPLGSYLYGMARNLLFRQLGAKPMEELEEDSMITEHDPLDGLARSEQIERVRQALAAMPAHYREAVVLCDMEEMSYSAVAELLGVAVGTVRSRLHRARGLLLERLSQERCGA; this is encoded by the coding sequence TTGCGCCGGCTGCAGGCCGGTGAAGACCTCGCCTTCGAGTTGCTCTATGAGCGCTATCAGCCGCGCATTTTCCGTTATGCCTTGCGCATGTCCAGCTCGCGCGAATTGGCCGACGACATCGTCCAGGAGGTCTTTCTCGGCCTCATCCGCGGAGCCCGCGGCTACGATCCAGCCGCTGGTCCGCTGGGCAGTTATCTCTATGGCATGGCGCGCAACCTGCTCTTCCGCCAGCTCGGCGCGAAACCCATGGAGGAGTTGGAAGAAGATTCCATGATCACGGAACACGACCCCCTCGACGGCCTGGCCCGCTCCGAACAGATCGAGCGCGTCCGCCAGGCCCTGGCCGCCATGCCGGCCCACTACCGCGAGGCCGTCGTCCTCTGTGACATGGAAGAGATGAGTTATTCCGCCGTCGCTGAACTGCTCGGCGTCGCCGTAGGCACGGTCCGCTCCCGCCTCCACCGGGCCCGCGGACTCCTGCTCGAACGGCTCAGCCAGGAACGGTGCGGCGCATGA
- the gatB gene encoding Asp-tRNA(Asn)/Glu-tRNA(Gln) amidotransferase subunit GatB, whose amino-acid sequence MAAVAPALGTPEQIAKYEPVIGLEVHVQLGTNTKIFCSCPNEFGSAPNTNVCPVCLGMPGALPVLNHHAVELAIQASYALHCEVRNKSIFARKNYFYPDLPKGYQISQFDKPLSEFGWVDIVLEDGSAKRIGITRIHMEDDAGKNTHDGYKDSDTYSYVDLNRCGSPLTEIVSEPDMRSSEEAFQYLTELKLALQFVGVSSCDMEKGHLRCDANVSVRLKGTEPFGTKVEIKNLNSFRFLRQAIDFEIARQVGVLESGGRILQETRLYNADLGETFGMRSKEQAHDYRYFPEPDLVPLQISEEWKARVKAAMPELPANMRKRFIQDYGLKKYDAEVLTATRAVAEFYEAAAAASGDPKLAANWVTSDLFGLLKADGKEIEESPVTGERLGELVALVAKGELTGKLAKEVLPKMFTTGDSARAIMEREGLKAMNDTGEIERIIDQIVAANPKQVEQYKGGKTTVIGFFVGQVMKASRGQANPATVTEILSKKLA is encoded by the coding sequence ATGGCTGCTGTCGCACCCGCCCTGGGCACTCCTGAACAGATCGCGAAATATGAGCCGGTGATCGGGCTCGAGGTTCACGTTCAACTTGGTACCAATACCAAGATCTTCTGCTCCTGCCCGAATGAGTTCGGCTCGGCGCCGAATACCAATGTGTGCCCGGTTTGCCTGGGCATGCCGGGGGCGCTGCCGGTGCTCAACCACCACGCTGTCGAGCTGGCCATCCAGGCGTCGTATGCGCTGCACTGCGAGGTTCGCAATAAGTCGATCTTCGCGCGGAAGAATTACTTCTACCCGGATCTGCCCAAGGGCTACCAGATCTCGCAGTTCGATAAGCCGCTGTCCGAGTTCGGCTGGGTCGACATCGTGCTGGAAGACGGGTCGGCCAAGCGGATCGGGATCACGCGCATCCACATGGAAGACGACGCCGGGAAGAATACGCATGACGGGTATAAAGACAGCGATACCTACTCGTATGTCGATTTGAACCGGTGCGGGTCGCCGCTGACCGAGATCGTGAGCGAGCCGGATATGCGGAGCTCGGAAGAGGCATTCCAGTATCTGACGGAGTTGAAGCTGGCGCTGCAGTTTGTCGGGGTGTCGAGCTGTGACATGGAGAAGGGCCACCTGCGCTGCGACGCCAATGTGAGCGTGCGGCTGAAGGGGACTGAGCCGTTCGGGACGAAGGTCGAGATCAAGAACCTGAACTCGTTCCGGTTCCTGCGGCAGGCGATCGATTTCGAGATTGCGCGGCAGGTGGGGGTGCTGGAGTCGGGCGGCCGGATTCTCCAGGAGACGCGGCTGTATAACGCCGACCTGGGGGAGACGTTCGGGATGCGCAGCAAGGAACAGGCGCACGATTACCGGTATTTCCCTGAGCCGGACCTGGTGCCGCTGCAGATCAGTGAAGAGTGGAAGGCGCGGGTGAAGGCGGCCATGCCGGAGCTGCCGGCGAACATGCGGAAGCGGTTCATCCAGGATTACGGCCTGAAGAAGTATGACGCCGAGGTGTTGACGGCGACGCGGGCGGTGGCTGAGTTCTACGAGGCGGCGGCAGCCGCTTCCGGTGATCCCAAGCTGGCGGCGAACTGGGTGACCAGCGATCTGTTTGGGCTGCTGAAGGCCGATGGGAAAGAAATTGAAGAATCGCCGGTGACGGGTGAGCGGCTGGGCGAACTGGTGGCGCTGGTGGCCAAAGGTGAGCTGACGGGTAAGCTGGCCAAGGAAGTTCTGCCGAAGATGTTCACGACGGGGGATTCCGCGCGGGCCATCATGGAGCGCGAGGGTCTGAAGGCGATGAACGATACGGGCGAGATTGAGCGGATCATCGACCAGATTGTGGCCGCGAATCCGAAGCAGGTGGAGCAGTATAAGGGCGGCAAGACGACGGTGATCGGGTTCTTCGTGGGCCAGGTGATGAAGGCGTCGCGGGGGCAGGCGAATCCGGCTACCGTGACGGAGATTTTGTCGAAGAAGCTGGCCTGA
- the bla gene encoding class A beta-lactamase, producing MLLSRVMHMGLLLFLLMLQSPSDFEHITRQTEGKIGMSAEVVETGARLDFHPADRFPMQSVYKFPIAMAALQLVDQGKLRLDQTIRVEKSDLVGGRQRSPIRDMHPDGGFNMPLRELLRYAVSESDGSASDVLLRVVGGPSKVQAMLKRLGIQGIKVVDTEKSIGGDNQVQYRNWAQPEAMVRLLKLFQQGQGLSKSSRALLMQWMTETETGLKRLKGNLPPGTVVAHKTGTSYTVNGVTVATNDVGLITLPNGQHLAIAVFVMDSPLSQDTRERAIAAFARLAWTHFTTAKSAAK from the coding sequence ATGCTACTCTCGCGAGTGATGCACATGGGTTTGCTGCTGTTCCTGCTAATGCTGCAGAGTCCCTCTGACTTCGAGCACATTACCCGGCAAACAGAGGGAAAGATCGGCATGTCCGCCGAAGTCGTCGAAACCGGAGCACGCCTCGACTTCCATCCGGCCGACCGTTTTCCCATGCAGAGCGTCTACAAGTTCCCCATCGCCATGGCCGCGCTCCAATTGGTGGACCAGGGCAAACTCCGCCTCGACCAGACAATCCGGGTGGAAAAGTCCGACCTCGTCGGCGGCCGCCAGCGCAGCCCCATCCGCGACATGCACCCCGATGGCGGTTTCAACATGCCGCTCCGCGAGCTGCTCCGCTACGCGGTCTCGGAAAGTGATGGCTCAGCCTCGGACGTCCTGTTGCGAGTCGTCGGCGGGCCCTCCAAGGTCCAGGCCATGCTCAAGCGCCTGGGCATTCAGGGCATCAAGGTGGTGGACACGGAAAAATCCATCGGCGGTGACAACCAGGTCCAATACCGCAACTGGGCTCAGCCGGAAGCAATGGTCCGCCTGTTGAAACTCTTCCAACAGGGCCAGGGCCTCTCGAAGTCCAGCCGCGCCCTGCTCATGCAGTGGATGACAGAAACCGAAACCGGCCTGAAACGCCTGAAGGGCAACCTGCCGCCGGGTACGGTAGTCGCCCACAAAACCGGGACCTCATACACGGTGAACGGAGTCACGGTGGCCACCAACGATGTAGGCCTCATTACACTCCCCAACGGCCAGCACCTGGCGATCGCGGTCTTCGTCATGGACTCGCCGCTCTCCCAGGACACCCGCGAGCGCGCCATAGCCGCCTTCGCCCGCTTAGCCTGGACCCACTTCACCACCGCCAAATCCGCCGCAAAGTAA